GCTGGGCACTGACATGACGAAGGCGGCGGGCCACTCGGTGTCTTACCACCGCAGTACCCACCGCCTTGCCGACGATCAGTCCGAATCGAGGCGCCGCAGAATCGGCCGGTTCGGCGACCCGCTCGTAGCCGTACAGCACAAAGTGCTGTCGGCCGGTCCGTCGTCCCTGACGGACCGCTCGAGTGAAGTCCCGCCCGCGCCGGATCCGATTCGGGTCAGCCAGCACCCGAGCATCCGAACGAACACATAGTGCGACTCACCGAATCACGACTCACGCGGTCAGCGACGCGCGCCCCTTACGGCGACGCGCCGACACGATGGCGCGGCCGGCCCGGGTGCGCATCCGCAGCCGGAAGCCGTGCACACGCGCGCGCCGTCGGTTGTTCGGCTGGAACGTCCGCTTGCCCTTGGCCACGGTGCTGCACTCCTCCACGATCGATACGTTGACGGTCGATCCATCGAAGTCGGATGAAACCCAGCACGTCCGATCCGGCGC
Above is a genomic segment from Skermania piniformis containing:
- the rnpA gene encoding ribonuclease P protein component, translating into MLADPNRIRRGRDFTRAVRQGRRTGRQHFVLYGYERVAEPADSAAPRFGLIVGKAVGTAVVRHRVARRLRHVSAQLVPEIEAPTDVVIRVLPTAATASSAELDKQLRSGLRKLGVIGARR
- the rpmH gene encoding 50S ribosomal protein L34 — protein: MAKGKRTFQPNNRRRARVHGFRLRMRTRAGRAIVSARRRKGRASLTA